The DNA sequence AAGTGAAAATAAGGTGAGACAAAGCAAAGTCTCAGCCACTTCTTTTCCAGAAATCTAAAGTTACTTTGGACTAATTCCTAGAGCGATCCGACCAAATCGACTGATGCGGGTGATTTTCCAAGCCGGCTGCCAAACAACTTCGACCGTAGCAGAATCAATCCCGTCGATGGTTTTGAGGGTATCAGCCAAATCAAGTGGGAGAGTCTCTGTACAACCACAACCAACATCGGTAAATGTCATGACTACCCGACAGTGGCCATTGTCATCCAAATTAATTTCATAAATTAAGCCAAGATTATAAATATCCAGCTCAATCTCTGAATCATAAACGGTTTCTAACTTTTCAACCAACTCTTGACTGATAGCCTTAGCACGCTCATTTAACTTGATATCATCTCGCATTAGGAATCCTCCCTTTTATAATTCAGAATTGTAGCACAATTCAGACGATTTGTCTAGATGAAAATCATTATAAATAAGCTAAAATCATTAGTTAACAAAGCTTTTTAAACTGGGCAAAAAATTCGTCCAGTATATCTGTTTTGAGATAAACTCTTAGCACAGTTGGCTGGGAGCAAAACTTGTTGGCTGCACCAAGAAGTCTTACCCCTGCACAGTTCATTAGAGAGTGGGGCAAACAGCCATGATGGCTTCGCTCTCACCCACAAAACATTGTAATCTTTGAAGATTACGTATAAGAAACCAATTTTTTATATAAATTGACTTCGTCGTCCCATCTCCGCACAGCTGACTAGGATGGCCGCTAACAATTGCAGAGTAGTTAAACAGTCCAGTGGACTGTTTAAGGGGGTGCCTGAAAATGGGACTGCACCCCAAGATAAGGACCTCCAACCACTGCGTCAAACTGTTATTACTGTTAAAAAATAGAAAGCTGAAATGCTTTCTTCCCAGCCTCAATAAATCACTGCTGGCTGTTTTTCCCTTTGCCTCAAGGTCAAAGCGGAAAACCTAAACGAATGTGATGATTGTCATTCATCTTATTTCTAACCTCAAAAGGTTCCCCAAGCCTTTTGAGCTATGCAGAAGTGGGTTAAAATGGTCTGGGGAGAGACCGCTTCAGGTCACCACCCTAAAACCAGAACCTGGTGAGACCCAAAATTTTCAATTTTGGGGTTGATTCCCCTTCTGTCTGTCTATTTTTCTAAATCATAAGCCATCATAATCTTCCCAGCAATTCGCTCCACATCAGCAGACAGGCCCCGCATCTCATAAGTGTCAAGAACGGGAAAGCCAAACTGGTTAGAATATTGATAAGCTGTTAAACAAAATTGGTTATTAAAGTTTCGATTGCCGCTTCCGATAATTCCCAAGCAATAATGGGCATTGTTTCCCTTTGCGATCAGCTGACGCAGATCAGTTGTTAGAATCTCTCGATCACCATTATCCACACCATTTCCACCTTCTAAATAAGTTGGTAGAAAGGCTATATAGGGCTGATCCAAATCAGGATAAGCCTGACCTTCCTTGACTAACTCTTTGACATCTAAAGTTTCAACTGGAATATCGGCATGGTTAAAGGTAAAATAATCAACCAGCTTCTGGACAAAGGCCTTAGTATTACCGCTCAGGCTAATATATACAAACTTCAAGAAAAACTCCTTTTATTACAATATCTTGTGTTGGATTGTTTATTTCTATACAAGATATTGTAGCATGATTATTTCAAAGGAACAAGAAAATAAAAATACCCTCACAAAACTAGAATGTAAATAGTAAGCTCAAAATGTGCCAATAGCGGTGGCTGCGCTAGCTTAATTCTCTGCAGTATGCAGAGATTAACAATAATCAGCCTGCAAAAGATGGATGAATATGATTTTCACTACTATATATGAGTTTGAGACCCAGTATTAGCCACTTGCACTCATACTGCATAAAATTAAAAAACTGAGTCGTAAGTTCTCAGTTCCTACTATTCTTGCTTTCAAATATATCCCCTGCCGGAATCGAACCAGCAACTACTCCTTAGGAGGGAGTTGTTATATCCATTTAACTAAGGAGACACATCAGCTTCCTCTATTGTACCCTAGACTAAAAACGAATGCAACCCTAAGAAGCTGATTCAAGCAATTAAAACGTGAGGCTATTCCTTTCCTGAAATTAAGTAAACACCCTGCCACTCTTCCATTACAGCATCTGCTATCGCCAAGGCAAAATCTGCATAAGAAATAGATTTATTGAGAAAAAATTCTTCTCTTTGTGCTGAAGGATAGAAATCATAACTATTGCTTCTTACTCCTTGTGCAATGTAAACTGGCGGAGGAATCAAATAGGTCCAAGTATGATCAAAAGATGACTCTTCCAAATAGTCTCTCAGTTTAGCGTGAGCAATTCCTCTAGGTAGAGTTTGTCTTGGAAAATGTTCATCTTCCCAAAAGCGCCGATTATTCGCTAATTTTAGAGATCCAGCACCTCCAACCGTGACCAGATGAGTTTTCTTTGAGGGGTTAAGAGCTTGCTGAATCCGTCGATCCAGATCAATTAAAGCATCTTTTGATATATCTTCTCGTAGGCGAATAGCTTGAATAACAATGTCGCTGTCAATCAAAACTTTGCGCAGACTGCAGACATCATCAATATCAATCACTGCTGTCTCTATCGCTGCCTTTAACCTAGGCAGCCGCCCCTTATCTTCCGGCTTTCTTAGGCCAGCAACGAGCTGAATAGACTTGTATTTAGACAATTCTTCTATGACCAAGCTTCCCGTTCTGCCGGTTGCGCCTAATACTAATACCTTCTGCATATTATTGTTCTCCTTTAATCTCCAAAGTAAATGCCATCAGCATACTAAATAACAATATCAGTGCTAAGGTCAAAAAGGTTATTTTTTCCCCTAACAAGGTCAATAGCTGAACTCCTGCAAGCGGTCCAAAACTGGCACCTAAAAACAAAGTGAAGGTATAAAAAGAAACAGCGATTCCAGCTTGCTCCTGCCCAAATTTTCCCACTAAAATAATTAAAACGGGAACAATGATTGAAATTCCGGCTACAAATAAAAGGCTCATTACAATCAACACATTGAGATAGGGATAAACAGCAACAATAAAAAGAGATAGAAGCGAAGACAGCAAAGACAAGATGAGTACTCGTTTTATATCAAACATTTTGGCCAATTTATCCGCCAAGGGAGCAAACATCATACCGACAATCCCCAAAGCCCTTATCCTGAAAACCATAGTCTTACTCAAATGAAGTATATGAACTGAATAGTTTTCTAAAACGGTGTAAAAAGCTACAAAGACAAACAATAACGTGAGTGCAATCAGATAAAGTTTAGCTAAGTTCTTTTTTCTTAATACCTTCCAATACTGGTGCAAAAGTTGAGAAAAATGAATTCCTTGATTTTGTTTAGAAACGGGCGCAGCATAGGTAAATAAGATAAGAGCCGTTAACAAATAAATCATTCCAAATATATAGAAGACTGCTTGCCAATTCAGTAACTGGCTAATATAAGCACTGACAATTTGGCCTACAATCGCTGAAATCAAAAAGCTAGCACTGACGAGGCCTACGACTGTCCCCTTAAAGCCTTTTGAAAATTTCTCAGAAATATAGATAACAGCAACGGGAGCAAAACTAGATGCAGCTATTCCTTGAATCATCCGTCCCACAATTAACCAAGACAGCTGGTTTCCAAAGGGAATGATAACAGTAACGACTGACAATAAAATCAAGCCTCCAACCATCATTCTTTTTCTGCCAAATTGGTTAGATAAAACTCCAACTAAAAGACAACTAAAAGCATAAGCAAAGGAAAAGCTTGTTCCTAACAAGGCTGTTTGTTCTGAACTGGCATGAAACTGCTGATTAAAAACAGACATTAAAGGAATCGTTATATAATTACTGGCGACAACTACAAGACCACACCAAAATAGTAACGTTGCTAAAATCACTTCGTTTCTGTTGACTCGATTTTTTCTCATGTCAAGCTCCTTTTTGCAATAAATAAACAATTATTGTATTTAATCTACAACAATTGTAGATTAAATGTTTTTGATAGTCAAGAAAAATTGTCCTTTAACTCTCAATATTGTAAAATAGAGCTATCAGAAAAACTTATATAGACTAAAAAGGGCTTGTTTTATGGAGAAAAGAAACGAAGATTACTCAGCATTATTGGATGTGGAACTCTTAAAAAAATTAGTTGTCGGTATCGGTGAAGTTTCTCGAATCACTGGTATTCCTATTCGAAAAATCCGCTATTGGGAGGAAAAAGGAATTATCCAATCTCAGAAGGATAAGGAAGGGACAACCAGACGTTATGATTATATGAACATCAAAAAAATACTTTTAATCCAAGAAATGTTAGAAGAGGGATTTACTTTAGAAGCCTCTGTTAAAAAAGTTGAAAAACGTCTGTTAACTCTGAATGACATGTTCAAAAACTTATCAAATCATTTAGAAGATAAGTCATCAAATTCTGAAGAAAAATAAAAAAAACAGCCTAATGGACTGTTCAAAACATGGACAAAACTTATTTTAAAAACTCTGGAATGATAGATAATATTGACTACTCTTAGAATTGTTGATTGCTCAGCATTCTAAGAGTTTTTATCTTACAAATAAAAAAGTTGAAGAAATAACCATTTTCTTCAACCTAAACAGCTCACTGAACTGTTTCTTATTTACGGATTTCCTTGATACGCGCAGCCTTACCTTGAAGAGCACGAAGGTAGTACAATTTAGCACGACGCACTTTACCGTGACGAATGACTTCAATCTTTTCAACACGCGGTGTGTGAACTGGGAAAGTACGTTCAACACCGATACCGCTTGAAATCTTACGAACAGTGTACATTTCTGAGATACCTTGACCTTTACGTGAGATAACCACACCTTCAAAAATCTGAACACGTTCACGGTTACCTTCGACAACCTTAGCGTGAACACGAACAGTGTCACCAGGGCGGAAGTCAGGAATGTCAGTACGCAGTTGATTTTCAGTCAAACTTTGGATTAATGGATTCATTTATTGTTCTCCTATCTTACTAATCTTAGGTGCCTGTCCCAGCGGATTAGCCGTATTTTCGTGTGTCCATTGCACACATAGAAACATTTTACACTATGATTAGCGTTTTTGCAAGGCATAAATCGTATGTTTATGACTAAAGAGAAAAGCAGCTATTACCACGATGACAAAGTAGGGCGTATTGGCAAAGCCAAAGACCTCACCGCCCAGTAAAATTGGAGCTAGGAGGGTATTGGTAGCTGAACCAAAGACACTGACATAACCTAGTCCCGCTGCGAGGGCCACTGGAAGATTAAAGAGGCCTGCTAAAACTGCTCCGAGACTGGCTCCTACTGCAAACAACGGTGTCACTTCTCCTCCTTGAAAACCAGCTGCAAGGGTCAGGACTGTCAGGACTAATTTAAGGCACCAGTCCCAAGGATAAATCTTACCACCTAGGAGACTGTCTGAAATCAAATTAGTCCCCAATCCCGTATAGCGTCCTTGCCCAAGCAAAAAAAGCAAGACTGTCAGACAGAGACTGATGGCAGCAATCCGCCAATAGGGATTTTTGAAAAAAGCATAGGCTTGTTTCTTGGTCCAAACCAGGCTGGCCGCAAAGAGGTTACCCACAAGGCCGAAGCAGAGACCCAAAAGAAGCAATTTCCCAATGACAACTGGACTCAAGTCCAGATGAGCAGAGACTGGTACTGCAAATTTTTCCAAGCCCAGAGCATAGGAAGTCTGACTGGCTACTAAAGAAGCAATTAAGACTGGTAAAAGTGCTGAAAAAGCTAATTCTCCGACTACTAGCACTTCAAGAGCAAAAAAGGTTGCGGCTAAGGGAATTTGAAAAAGACCAGCAAAACCAGCTGCCATCCCTGTCACTAAGAAAATACGAGAGTTATTTTCCAGCGGAATGCGTTTGCCAAACCAATGCGAGACTGTTGCCCCAATCTGCACAGCTACACCTTCTCGTCCGGCACTTCCTCCAAAAAGATGTGTCAGCCAAGTTGCTACCATAATCAAAGGAATTAAGACTTTAGGAATGCTGTCCCTTTCATCGTGACCTACTTCAAAGACCAATCCCATCCCCTTACCAGCTTCGTCGCCGAATCGCTGATAGAGCCAAACGCTGAGCAGCCCAGCAAGAGCAAGGAAGGGTAAGGTCCAGACTAAATGGTTATCACGAAAATCGCTGACAAGGATCAGAACACGACCGAAGACCATATCAATAACACCGATTACTAGACCAATGATGGTGGCTGTGGCAACTAGTAAAGAATTATTTTTTAGTGATGTTAACACGAATTTCCTCCATGACCAAAATTTGAGGCAATTTCTCAACAGTCGAAAACTTGATTGAGAGAGTACAATCTGAGTTCAGACTAGCTCAATTCTTGAGCTTGATAGGCCCGCGATTCTTTCATAATATCCGTAAAGGTTGCGCGGATAAAGGGCTCAAGACCCTTGTTTTGGACTAGGCCAGCTACCTTGTCTAAGATAGCTTCTTCACGCGCCTGATCATAGATAGGTTGTCCTGTTTCCTTCTTATAGGCTGCGACCTGGCTGACCAAATTCATTCGCTTTTCAATCAAGGTTACCAATTCCTTATCAATTTTGTCGATATTTTGTCGAATGACTTCTAAATCCATCTTATCCTCCTTAGCAGAAAAACCTTCCTCAATAGAAAAGGTATCTATGTTTTAAATAAATAAATTATAACAAAAAGAGCCCTGTAAAGTAAAACTAGGCTCTTCGCTTATTTATGTAAGCCCTTGCTAGAAGGTAGACCAAGAGGGCTAGAACCAGGAGGATGAAGACTCGCTTGATATTTCTCTTGAGAATGGCATCTCCACCAAAGGCATATAAACAAGAAGTGGGAAAGACCCCGACTAACACACACGGCCACCATTTTTTCAGAGGAAAGTCCAACTCGATGACTAAATAATTAACCAAAAGAGTAGGAAAGATAGGCACCATGTAGCCAAGACTAATAGCGAGATAGGGATTGTCAATTTTCTTCAAGAAGTCTAGCTTTTCAGAAAAGCTTTTCTCTCGTTCTATGATAGTAATTTTAGATAGAATTTTTAAGGCTAGAAAATTTCCTAGGCTGTTAGCTATTAGATTCATCAGTAGCCCCAGCCACGGTCCAAAAACGACCCCATTGAAAACTGCAAGTACAGCATTGGACAGGAAAGGAACAGCTGACCCCAGTGCCGTCAGCAGAATTAAAACACAAAAATTAACCGCATTAGCTGACGAGAATTGACGGCCAAGGGAAAGAACCTGCTGCTCAAGATTAAAGAAAGCGCTGAGATTATCTCGATAACGGTAAAGGAAGAAAGACAGATAAAATAGCCCGATAACCAGACCCAAAAGGGCAATGAGGCGTCGTAGACTCCGCCCTCTTAAATTTATTTTCTTCAATGACATAGGCTTATTATAGGGGATTGATAGCCGAAATTCAAGTAAGCTAGGGGCTGGGAAAAGTATCCCAGACTTCTATTTTTGCAGTAATAACAGTTTGACGCAGAGTGGTTGGGAGTAAAACTAGTAAGACTTGTTGGCTAAGCCAAGAAGTCTTACCCCTGTACAGTTTCATTAGGTGCTTTAGCACCAATGAACCACTGCTGATTGGCTTTCTGTAGCCGGAGCTTCTTAGTTTTTAAGCGTCCATCTTAAACAGTCCACTGGACTGTTTAACTACCATACAAGGGATAGCTTCCAACCACTGCGCCAAGAGTTTATTTCAAAACAGGGATAATGGACGAGTTTTTGCCCTTCCCCTTTGCATTAGTAAGAAAAATCAGCAAGACACTCTATGCCATAATCTAGCAAGACTTTAAATATCAACTTAGATGCTTCCGCTACCCAACTGATCCTTCCATACTCATATTGATGAGGGTGTTAAGTTCGACGGCGTATTCCATCGGAAGTTCCTTGGTAATTGGATCCATAAAGCCATTGATAATCATGGCTGTGGCATCTTCTTCACTGATGCCTCGACTCATCAGATAATAGAGTTGTTCCTCAGAAACTTTGGAAACTTTAGCTTCGTGTTCCAAAGCCACATCTGAGTTATGAATTTCATTGAAAGGAATAGTATCTGAGCTTGATTCCTCATCCATGAGAATGGTGTCGCACTCGATATGAGACTTAGAGCCCTTACTATTTGCAGCAAAGCGGACCGTTCCGCGATAGTCAGTTCGACCGCCATCCTTAGCAACTGATTTAGAAATCAGGGTACTGGAAGTGTTCGGAGCGTTGTGATAAACCTTACAACCAGCATCTAGGTGTTGGCCGTAGTTGGCAAAAGCCATGGACAGAACGGAACAACGGGCATGGGGCCCATTGAGAAGGGAACAAGGGTATTTCATATTAACCTTACTACCAAGATTGCCATCAATCCACTCCAGCGTACCGTTTTCTTCAACGATTCCCCGCTCGGTTACCAGATTATAAACATTATCCGACCAGTTCTGCATGGTCGTATAGCGGAAGGAAGCATCGCGCTTAACAACGATTTCTACGCTGGCAGCATGCAGACTGTTAGTCGTATATGACGGTGCTGTGCAGCCTTCGATATATTGGATAGAAGCTCCTTCGTCAACAATCATGAGGGAACGTTCAAACTGACCAGCATTTTCACTGTTGATTCGGAAATAGGTCTGCACCGGCATCGGACACTGAACCCCCTTTGGCACATAGATAAAGGTGCCACCTGACCAAACTGCACCATTGAGAGCCGCAAATTTATGCTCGGCATTGGAAATGACCGTACCGAAGTATTCTTTGAAGAGCTCTGGATACTGCTGCAAAGCTGTATCAGTGTCAGTAAAGACAATACCCAGCTTTTCAAACTCTTCCTTCATATTGTGGTAGACCACTTCAGATTCATACTGGGCAGCGGCACCCGACAGGTACTGCTTTTCAGCCTCAGGAATCCCTAAACGATCAAAGGTTTCCTTAATTTTATCAGGTACCTCTTCCCAAGAACGTGAACGGTCCTTGGACAGTTTTTGATAGTAGATAATATCATCAAAATTGATACCTGATAGGTCAGGGCCCCACTCAGGCATAGGAAGCTGATGAAAAAGCTCTAAGGACTTGAGCCGATAGGCCAGCATCCAGTCTGGCTCATTTTTAACTCGGGAAATTTCTCGAACGACTTCCTCGGTCAAGCCCTTACCTGTCGAAACTAGGGCGCTGACATCGTCGTGGAAGCCAAAAGCGTAATCTCTATTCTTAGCCATATTTCCTCCATCTATTCTGGAAAGGCTGGCGTAAAATCACCAGCTGCATTAATTTTTAAATTTGGTAGTTTCACCTCGTAGTTGATTTGTGATGATAGGCTGCATGCTTTAGCATTTAGCCTGTCACCAGCCAGCGAAAGCAATCGCTGAATTCTTTACTGGGTAAAACCCTCTGAAGGGCTATTGAAACGTTCACAAGCAACGGCGCAGAGGTGAGCTTAATCAACGGCTCTGTCCTATTGATTGCGTCTCATCCCCTAAAAATCTACACTAGACCCTAAAGGGTCTTTTTCATTATAACCTCTTTGCAAGGAATTTTCACGAAAAAGGAACCGACAATTTCTGCCGATTCCTCTACTACTATTTACACTCCTTGAAAATCACAATGATACGTCATTGACTTCAGCTTGTTCGACTTTTGAGAGAAGCCCGGCTTTATCCATTTTCGAAAACTCAAAAAGTTTCCCAAAGCTTTTGTCCTGTATGCCCTCCGCTGTCTGATTTTCTTTGAGTATTAGCCTAATTTTGCTGACATTTCTTGAGCAAAGGCTTCGAGATTTTCAATATCTTCGTCTTCTGCTGCTAGATCAACCTTGACAGAATTGGCGCCCTTGGTAGCGCCTGTCAAAGCAAATTGATCTTCAAATTCATCAACAGATTTACAAAAGTAATCGTAGAAGGTATCCCCTGAACCGACCACACCAAAGATCTTGCCACTTAGATCAACATCAGCTAAATCTTCGTAGAAATCAACAATCTCATCAGGAAGATCACCGTCTCCATAAGTATAGGTAGCAACAATAGCCATATCAGCATCTTCAAAGTCAGCGGCATCGACAGTGGTACACTCATCTACATCAACGGTATGTCCCAATTCCTCTAACTTCTCTGCCACGATATCTGCAATTTCTTCAGTATTGCCTGTCATACTTGCATAAACAATTTTAGCTAAAGCCATAGTTTCCTCCAAATAATCATTGAGATGATTATAGCACATTAGAGAACTTTTTAGTAGACGCAAATCTTATAAGTAAGGCTGATAGGCTTCTTCTAGCTTTTTAGATAAATACTCTTTCTCCTCTTGATTAATAAAGGCAGCTGAGATTGCATTTTGATTGAAGGTTAGAAAATCAGCAGAGCTGGTTGCAAAGTAACGGTTAAAAAGCTCATACTCTTTGGTTAAATTAGTGTCAGAAACCGTCCGATTGTCGGTATTAATAGTAATCTTAGCACCTGCTTTGAGGAGCTCCTGATAAGGATAATCAACTAAACTAGGAACAGCCTTGGTTTGGAGATTACTGGTCAGGCAGAGCTCAGCCGTTGCTCCCTTTCCAACAAATTCAGTGATAATCTCTGGGTGATGGGTAATAGCTGCCGCATGGCCCATTCGCTTGATACCCAGTTCTAAGGTTTGGACAATATGATGGGGACAGCCACACTCACCAGCGTGTAGGGTCAGGGGATAGCCCAGTTCTTGAACTTTTTTGATGAGCTTTTCGATTTTGGCAGGCGGAAAGGCATGCTCATCTCCAGCAAAATCAAAACCAGCTAAGCCTTGGGGAGCTAAGTCTGCAACTTCTGATAGAATTTCCCAAGTCAACTCAGGATTCGATTGCCGCATGCCACAAACTATAGTCTTACTGACAATGCCAAACTCTTCATGAGCCCGCTGCAGGCCTGCTAGGACAGCCTTGACTGTTTGACTGGCTGTCAAGCCTTGATCCATGGATAATTCAGGAGCAAAACGAATTTCACTATAAATGACATTTTCTTCAGCCTGCTGACGAGCCACGTCGTAGGCTGCCAACTCCAGAGCCTCTTGAGTTTGTAGGAGCGGACGGATAACATCAAATGTCTTCAGATAATCCATTAGATTTTGGCAATGTTCCGGAGCAGTCACTAAACTCCTTAGCTCCTGGTCAGATTCTGGAATGTCAATCTCGGCCAGCTGGGCTAACTGACGAATGGCTGATAAGGAGAGTGAACCATCCAAATGACAATGAAGTTCTGTTTTTGCTAGCTGCTGATACATATTGTTTCCTTTCTCCAAGAATTTTTACTATCTTAACATAAAATTGAGGAATTTCAAGTGACTGGATTAGCCGAGCCAGTCCTGCTGCGCCAATTTTTTGTATTCTTTTTTTATTTCTGTTAGGATAAAGCCAAATAAAAAAATGGAGGCTATGACTATGTCAGAATATCAATTACCAGAAGTTTGGGAAAATCCAGCTAACCTTGGTGGAGCTTGGGGCTCCATCAATCAGCCGACAGCAGGTGCCCGCTTTGAACAGCATCTGCCAAAGGGAGAACAGCCTTTTCAGCTCTATTCTCTGGGGACACCTAATGGTATCAAGGCTACTATTATGTTTGAGGAATTAAAAGAGTTAGGTGTTAAAGAAGCAGGCTATGATCTCTTCAAAATTGCTATCGGTGATGGTGACCAGTTTGGCTCTGATTTTGTCGCTATCAATCCTAACTCAAAAATTCCTGCCCTTTTAGACTTATCTGGAGAAAGCCCTGTACGCGTCTTTGAATCTGCCAACATCCTGCTCTACCTTGCAGAAAAGTTTGATCAGCTGATCCCCAAAGATCCGGTTGGGCGTAACGAAGTTCTCAATTGGCTCTTCTGGCAGACAGGCGCAGCGCCCTTCCTCGGTGGCGGTTTTGGACATTTCTTCCACTACGCGCCTGAAAAAATCGAATATGCCATCAATCGTTTTGCCATGGAAGCTAAGCGCCAACTGGACCTGCTCGATAAAGAATTAGCCAAGAAACCTTATATTGCAGGAGACACCTATAGCATTGCTGATATCGCCATTTGGTCTTGGTACGGCCGTCTGGCCCAAGACAAGATTTGGGACAAGGCTGGTATCTTTCTTAATGTCCAAGAATACAAGAACCTACAAGCTTGGACTGAGAAAATTGCTCAACGTCCAGCTGTTCAACGTGGGATTGGAGCTGAGTATAAGAAAATAAAATAAAATGATTTTAAAAGGTGCTGGGCTTATTTAGCTATGGCACCTAATTTTTTGCTTAACAACCAATCAGATACAGAGATTACCTCTTTAAGCGGATTAACCAAATCCAAGTTAGAAATTGGTTGTCTATCTAATCCAAAAGCTCACAACTTTCTATACCTTCCTTTTCCCAAAAACTCAATAATA is a window from the Streptococcus criceti HS-6 genome containing:
- the yghU gene encoding glutathione-dependent disulfide-bond oxidoreductase, which gives rise to MSEYQLPEVWENPANLGGAWGSINQPTAGARFEQHLPKGEQPFQLYSLGTPNGIKATIMFEELKELGVKEAGYDLFKIAIGDGDQFGSDFVAINPNSKIPALLDLSGESPVRVFESANILLYLAEKFDQLIPKDPVGRNEVLNWLFWQTGAAPFLGGGFGHFFHYAPEKIEYAINRFAMEAKRQLDLLDKELAKKPYIAGDTYSIADIAIWSWYGRLAQDKIWDKAGIFLNVQEYKNLQAWTEKIAQRPAVQRGIGAEYKKIK